AGGAGCAGGCAAAACGTGGCCACCACAATGCCGAAGTTCAGGGGCGTGTTCTCGATGGGGTGATAGAGCTGTATGGCCGCCGCTACCACCATGCCCGAACTCACGGCGCTGATTCCTTCCAGCGAGGCCCGCACCACCCGGTATTTCTTCAGGCCGTCCCAAAACCGGATAACGAAGAAGATGAGAAAAGTGCCCGGCAGGAAAATGCCGACGGTCGCCACAAAAGAGCCCAGCAACTGGCCCGGCAGGCCGAACTTCCGCATCGCCAGGCTGCCGACGAAGGAGCAGAAAGAGAAGGTGGGTCCCGGCAGGGCCTGCACAATGGCGTAGCCCGACAGGAACTCCTCCCCGGTGAGGTAACCTTTAAAGTCCACAAACTCGGTGAAGAGCAGCGGAATGAGCACCTGCCCGCCCCCAAACACCAGGCTTCCGTTCCGGTAAAAGTTCTCGAACAACCTGACCGGCAACGAGGAGGTCGTGGCACCCAGCACCGCCGCCGTTACCAACACCCCCACAAACAATATGAAATTGGCCCACTGGATGTGCAGCTTCTTGTCTTTTTCGAGCGGGTGCTGCTTAAAGCGCAGGGCCGTGACCGCGCCGCCCGCAAGCAGCATCACCGGAAACACCCACGGAGAGGAGAAGAAATACACCAGGATAGCCGAAATCACCATCAGCACAATGGCCGTTTTTGTCGTCACCACTTTCAGGCTGATGACATAGGCGGCGTAGGCCACAAAACCCACGGCCATGGGTAGGATAATCCGCAGGAACTCCAGGGACATGCCCTGCTGCTGCAGGTAGGAGATGCCGATGGCCGCCAGCGCCATAATGGTGGCGGCAGGCGTTATCCAGACAAGCAGCGTAAGGTACGCCAGGTTCGGCCCCCCGATCTTAAAGCCGATGGCCGTGATGGTTTGGGTGGAGGTGGGGCCGGGCAGGATCTGGCACAGGGCGTTCAGCTCTATCAGTTCCTTCTCCGTCAGGTAGCGGCGCTTGTCTACCAGTAGCTTGAACATCATGGCAATGTGCGCCTGCGGCCCCCCGAAAGCTGTGAGGGCCAGAATCAGGACATCCCTGAGAAAGATATAGTAGCGCAGGCTCATGTAGCATAAAAGTAAAAAAAGAGAGACAGGTTTTAGCTATCTCTCTTTTTAAAGTTTCAGGCAGCGCCTTTATGCTTTTTTCAGGCCGAGTTCTATGAGGCGCTCGTTCAGGTACTCCCCGGCGGTGGCGTCAGGGTAGGCTTTGGGGTTTTGCGCATCGATGCAGCTCTCCAGGCAGGTCAGGTCCATTTCGGAGCGCGGGTGCATGAAGAACGGGATGGAGTAGCGGGAGGTGTTCATCAGCTCGCGCGGCGGGTTCACCACCCGGTGGATGGTCGACTTCAGCTTGTTGTTGGTGAGGCGCGCCAGCATGTCGCCCACGTTTACCACCACCTGCTCGGGCAGGGCCGTAATCGGAATCCACTTGCCGTCGCGGCGCAGCACCTGCAGGCCGTCGGCGCTGGCGCCCATCAGCAGCGTGATCAGGTTGATGTCGCCGTGCTCGGCGGCGCGCACCGCATCGGCGGGCACACTGTCCGGGTCTTCAATCGGGAAGTAGTGGATGGGGCGCAGAATGCTGTTGCCGTTGTGTACTTTGTCGTCAAAGTAGCTCTCCTCCAGGCCCAGGTTGATGGCGATGGCCTTCAGCACTTGCTTGCCGGCCGCCTCCAGTTTGCGGTAAGCCTCCAGCGTCACCTCTCTGAAATCTGCTATCTCTTTCGGAAAGATGTTCTCCGGGTACTCGTCCTTAATCGGGTCGTTGTCCGTCACCTCCTG
This window of the Pontibacter russatus genome carries:
- the chrA gene encoding chromate efflux transporter — protein: MSLRYYIFLRDVLILALTAFGGPQAHIAMMFKLLVDKRRYLTEKELIELNALCQILPGPTSTQTITAIGFKIGGPNLAYLTLLVWITPAATIMALAAIGISYLQQQGMSLEFLRIILPMAVGFVAYAAYVISLKVVTTKTAIVLMVISAILVYFFSSPWVFPVMLLAGGAVTALRFKQHPLEKDKKLHIQWANFILFVGVLVTAAVLGATTSSLPVRLFENFYRNGSLVFGGGQVLIPLLFTEFVDFKGYLTGEEFLSGYAIVQALPGPTFSFCSFVGSLAMRKFGLPGQLLGSFVATVGIFLPGTFLIFFVIRFWDGLKKYRVVRASLEGISAVSSGMVVAAAIQLYHPIENTPLNFGIVVATFCLLLFTKIPAPVLILTGLLLGIIIN
- a CDS encoding isopenicillin N synthase family dioxygenase translates to MSEILFEEVPSLDLADFTSGDAERRARFVGQLSDAYQNIGFIALRNHGLSDELTQKLYAATRAFFALPDEVKQQYEVPGLAGQRGYVGKGKEHAKGRNTGDLKEFYHVGQEVTDNDPIKDEYPENIFPKEIADFREVTLEAYRKLEAAGKQVLKAIAINLGLEESYFDDKVHNGNSILRPIHYFPIEDPDSVPADAVRAAEHGDINLITLLMGASADGLQVLRRDGKWIPITALPEQVVVNVGDMLARLTNNKLKSTIHRVVNPPRELMNTSRYSIPFFMHPRSEMDLTCLESCIDAQNPKAYPDATAGEYLNERLIELGLKKA